Proteins encoded in a region of the Podospora pseudopauciseta strain CBS 411.78 chromosome 6, whole genome shotgun sequence genome:
- a CDS encoding hypothetical protein (COG:S; EggNog:ENOG503Q36B): protein MPVRNAPLRPLIKALSLSSASPTLLTSPSTTSYAFRRLFSNTARRNADFTHAVIGGGVVGLAIAQSLARNHPSSSTLLLERHNAIGTETSSRNSEVIHAGIYYGADSLKTSLCLRGKELLYSLCAKHDIPHRRTGKWIVAQNDLQLAALEQIHNFCKNELHVPIEWVSLETAKKREPAVRAEKAILESPTTGIIDSHALMLTLLGLFEEAGGTLALSSDVKGITPLGNKGSSGWELVVSDPSGETSAITTETLINAAGLGAVKINNLIVPEDQHKKLYYAKGNYFSYPAPQPKVNTLIYPAPEPGHGGLGTHLTMDLAGRIKFGPDVEWVDGPGDLGVNQARLGKTIREVKRYLPGLDEGQLVPDYAGIRPKLGRASAVAHGKGFVDFYIEREKGWEGWVNLLGIESPGLTSCLAIGERVEKLLYGR, encoded by the coding sequence ATGCCTGTGCGCAACGCCCCTTTGCGCCCCCTTATCAAAGCCTTATCACTATCTTCAGCTTCACCAACACTGttgacatcaccatcaacgacGTCATATGCTTTCAGGAGGCTATTTTCCAACACAGCCCGGCGCAATGCAGATTTTACCCACGCCGTAATTGGCGGCGGCGTAGTTGGTTTAGCGATTGCGCAATCTTTGGCCAGGAACCATCCTTCCTCATCAacgctcctcctcgagcgCCACAATGCCATCGGAACAGAAACCTCGTCCCGCAACAGCGAGGTGATCCACGCAGGCATATACTACGGTGCTGACTCCCTCAAAACTTCCCTCTGCCTCAGAGGCAAGGAACTGCTCTACTCCCTCTGTGCGAAGCATGACATCCCCCACCGCCGCACAGGGAAATGGATCGTAGCCCAAAACGACCTCCAACTCGCGGCCCTCGAGCAAATCCACAACTTTTGCAAGAATGAACTCCACGTCCCTATTGAGTGGGTCTCTTTAGAAACCGCCAAAAAAAGGGAACCAGCCGTCAGGGCAGAGAAAGCCATTTTGGAGTCGCCGACAACGGGAATCATCGACTCCCACGCGCTGATGCTCACCCTGTTGGGACTCTTTGAAGAAGCGGGCGGTACTCTCGCGTTATCCTCCGATGTGAAAGGTATTACCCCGCTAGGGAACAAGGGCTCCTCAGGCTGGGAACTCGTCGTCTCTGATCCCAGCGGGGAAACCTCCGCCATTACAACGGAAACTCTCATCAACGCTGCTGGATTGGGCGCGGTTAAGATCAACAATCTCATCGTTCCGGAGGATCAACACAAGAAACTGTACTATGCGAAGGGGAATTACTTTTCTTACCCTGCCCCCCAGCCCAAGGTTAACACGTTGATCTACCCCGCCCCTGAGCCTGGCCATGGAGGGCTGGGGACGCATCTGACCATGGACCTTGCGGGCAGGATTAAATTTGGGCCGGATGTGGAGTGGGTTGATGGTCCGGGTGATTTGGGGGTTAATCAGGCTAGGCTGGGGAAGACGATCAGGGAGGTCAAGAGGTATTTGCCTGGTCTGGACGAGGGGCAGCTCGTGCCGGATTACGCGGGGATTAGGCCCAAGCTGGGGAGGGCGAGCGCCGTCGCGCATGGGAAGGGGTTTGTGGATTTTTATattgagagggagaaggggtgggaggggtgggtgaaTTTGTTGGGGATTGAGAGCCCGGGTTTGACGAGTTGTTTGGCtattggggagagggtggagaagTTGCTGTATGGGAGGTGA
- a CDS encoding hypothetical protein (EggNog:ENOG503NU96): MASAIPEPANKSINGDGAVSPSPGGRHPSISLQATATLNAQLQRESPSRRSSGSPLSPSRASPINGRRLSQVITNLQLADPSVPAPGEMLSDSQTNRPGSFRAMSPHRLSVTGSPRLIATGEPRHNRAPSLGEIHQELETEQEFQVNRLLGEIRRLQEQVDSYRRQQSGSAAGSEDPAERTTTPIPTSIPQVPAGASSGSLPRSPVFAHPRSSFDVARADLRRRSRTPSRGASPRLRSTSISGDSGEQWHLGCRDESAFYQAETQMLIRENQMLKHRIKELERQLTDSTGSNASITHEPSHPSHLTHSTSVSEEESSKPV, translated from the exons ATGGCATCCGCCATTCCGGAACCAGCCAACAAGTCCATCAACGGAGACGGCGCTGTCTCGCCCTCTCCGGGAGGGAGGcacccctccatctcacTCCAAGCTACTGCGACCCTGAACGCCCAGCTGCAGCGGGAGTCACCCTCCAGAC GCTCATCTGGTAGCCCTTTGTCTCCCAGCCGAGCTTCCCCCATCAACGGCCGTCGTCTCTCTCAAGTCATTACCAACTTGCAACTCGCAGACCCATCAGTGCCAGCACCAGGAGAGATGCTTTCCGACTCGCAAACCAACAGGCCAGGGAGTTTCCGAGCCATGAGCCCCCACCGACTGTCCGTCACCGGATCCCCTCGATTGATCGCCACTGGAGAGCCCCGTCACAACCGAGCACCATCTCTTGGGGAAATACACCAGGAGTTGGAGACTGAGCAGGAGTTCCAAGTCAATAGGCTCCTTGGCGAAATTCGCCGCCTCCAGGAACAGGTCGATAGCTACAGGCGCCAGCAGTCTGGCTCTGCCGCCGGCAGCGAAGATCCTGCCGAGCGAACCACGACCCCGATTCCCACTTCGATCCCGCAGGTCCCAGCCGGAGCTAGCTCCGGATCCCTGCCGCGGTCCCCAGTCTTTGCTCATCCGCGCAGCTCGTTCGACGTAGCTCGCGCCGATCTACGTCGCCGGTCTAGAACCCCCAGTAGAGGAGCGTCGCCTAGGTTGCGGTCGACCTCGATCAGTGGGGACAGTGGCGAACAGTGGCATCTAGGCTGCCGTGACGAGAGTGCTTTCTACCAAGCCGAGACTCAAATGTTGATTCGTGAGAATCAGATGCTGAAGCACCGTATCAAGGAGCTTG AGCGTCAGTTGACCGATTCGACCGGAAGCAATGCATCCATCACCCACGAGCCGTCTCATCCTTCACATCTCACCCACTCAACATCTGTTTCTGAAGAAGAATCGTCCAAGCCAGTCTAG
- a CDS encoding hypothetical protein (COG:S; EggNog:ENOG503P2TH), whose product MTGQQGDPAPTAAGLEALQNSLGRRSRPPPLGDWNAEAGKIPLRDDDKLRRRESRLGLRSIFGRNKSTSVTAAPASPREAQRSSGIRASLTNWPYQVHHQRSESTLASQAGQNLKHEKSTGGQPSSQGIVPWSPPPLFQAYPQAIKHAHLPACTASTESVLRLNNKTSFSIGGGSNPATPVAEKFDEAIGEKTEKPKRRHRRNTSGLRGEFKWTTKMFVLVTAGYLLQYSGEGSYDRLPEKILHLGKDSAAFASDAIPGRHWVLQISAVAESDRVPSSHGSSLLARLPFMGQERGRSPHFLMVFESAEEMDAWIAVLRREIEALGGRKVLSETGKPKTADEDSQLKSQTSQRTLVVRDPERFSRIWDHSSLNPDIQLDAADEDVREQSFDDTSSASVISHDGRQLDALRDSTNRFSYVSSGQRTMITSAGSSPACSPIRDTFAEHESMTPDMPPLDEHWLPKMRPNAAAINDRRQSLQAGNHVLEMHLSTAQTLRPRSTEMVPPFLPGSHPVSNFSIPQGISKRFPVKGVDFTPGSFSTLPSRFGSRRPPPSALSINSRPLSLVLDQPSPASSPMSHARKNSAQSTLSSTPEALSTSPPSHLWIESDKSDEELNSPVQPSSYPSIENSPPKSKLNPPPRPRRPSACSDIIEDESSLISSQSHLTAHLCEGPRSSSSLGTYGGGLSRLSETLEPQARRSSFAQAGTSLPLSPRYLSQRPLKSIARSSQHLRIDSLVSPQFLNSSRSMSMLAEGPPPAPPPTRALPPIPKRTSTGGGRSSYVAAAPPGFI is encoded by the coding sequence ATGACGGGGCAACAAGGGGATCCTGCACCTACTGCAGCCGGGCTTGAAGCGTTGCAGAATTCGTTAGGGAGGAGGTCACGACCGCCGCCACTGGGGGATTGGAATGCGGAGGCGGGAAAGATACCGCTGCGTGACGACGACAAGCTACGCCGGAGAGAGTCAAGGCTGGGATTGAGGAGTATATTCGGCCGGAACAAGAGCACATCGGTAACGGCGGCACCGGCCTCGCCACGAGAGGCGCAACGGAGTAGCGGGATACGCGCCTCACTAACGAACTGGCCCTATCAGGTTCATCATCAGCGCTCTGAGAGCACACTTGCTTCACAAGCAGGGCAGAATCTCAAACATGAGAAATCAACAGGAGGGCAACCATCGTCACAAGGGATTGTGCCATGGAGCCCACCGCCATTGTTTCAAGCTTACCCCCAAGCGATCAAACACGCCCATCTACCAGCATGCACCGCCTCTACCGAATCCGTACTACGactcaacaacaagaccagCTTCTCCATTGGAGGCGGCTCAAATCCGGCGACACCAGTAGCTGAGAAGTTTGACGAGGCCATTGGCGAGAAGACAGAGAAACCGAAGAGGAGACATCGGAGGAATACGTCGGGACTTCGGGGGGAGTTCAAGTGGACAACAAAGATGTTTGTTTTGGTTACGGCCGGGTACCTGCTTCAGTATTCAGGTGAGGGATCGTACGACCGACTGCCGGAAAAGATCCTTCACTTGGGGAAGGACTCGGCGGCATTTGCCAGTGATGCCATCCCGGGACGGCATTGGGTCCTACAAATATCAGCAGTAGCCGAGTCGGATCGTGTTCCGAGCTCCCATGGCTCTTCCTTGCTGGCACGCCTGCCCTTCATGGGGCAAGAGAGGGGCCGTTCTCCGCATTTCCTGATGGTGTTCGAGAGTGCTGAGGAAATGGATGCCTGGATTGCAGTATTAAGGCGTGAAATTGAGGCACTGGGTGGCAGGAAGGTTTTGTCTGAGACTGGCAAACCAAAGACGGCTGATGAAGACTCGCAGCTGAAAAGCCAGACAAGTCAGCGGACGTTGGTCGTCAGAGACCCAGAGCGCTTTTCACGGATCTGGGACCATAGCTCCTTGAACCCGGATATCCAACTCGATGCTGCGGACGAGGATGTACGCGAGCAGTCATTTGACGATACGTCCTCGGCGAGTGTTATTTCTCATGACGGGCGGCAACTGGATGCGCTCAGGGATAGCACGAATCGGTTTTCTTATGTCTCATCGGGCCAGCGAACCATGATCACATCTGCTGGTTCATCGCCTGCTTGCTCTCCTATTCGGGACACCTTTGCGGAACACGAGTCCATGACACCGGACATGCCGCCCCTGGACGAGCACTGGTTGCCAAAGATGAGACCCAATGCTGCGGCGATCAACGACCGGAGACAGTCGCTTCAGGCAGGGAACCATGTGCTCGAGATGCATCTTTCAACAGCACAGACTCTTCGTCCTCGGTCGACTGAAATGGTGCCTCCGTTTTTGCCTGGCTCGCACCCAGTGTCTAATTTCAGCATTCCCCAAGGCATTAGCAAGCGATTTCCGGTAAAAGGGGTTGATTTCACCCCTGGTTCTTTCTCAACATTGCCATCTCGATTTGGCTCGCGAAGGCCACCTCCGTCTGCCTTGTCTATCAACTCCCGTCCGCTGTCCCTGGTTCTCGATCAACCCTCGCCAGCATCCTCGCCAATGAGCCACGCAAGGAAGAACAGCGCCCAGAGCACATTATCGAGCACACCAGAAGCTCTATCgacctctccaccatcacatTTGTGGATCGAAAGCGACAAGTCAGACGAAGAGCTCAACTCCCCTGTCCAGCCCTCATCATATCCATCAATCGAGAACAGCCCACCAAAGTCCAAGCTGAACCCACCGCCACGACCTCGACGTCCCTCCGCTTGTTCAGACATCATCGAGGATGAGAGCAGTCTCATCTCTTCACAATCCCACCTCACAGCCCATCTCTGCGAGGGACCTcgatcatcctcctcgttgGGCACATACGGGGGAGGGTTAAGCAGACTATCCGAAACCCTTGAGCCTCAGGCTAGAAGATCGAGCTTCGCCCAAGCAGGAACCTCACTGCCACTAAGCCCGAGATACCTCTCCCAACGCCCACTCAAATCAATTGCGAGATCATCACAACATTTGAGAATCGACTCCCTCGTTAGCCCGCAGTTCCTGAACTCGAGCAGGAGTATGTCCATGCTTGCAGAgggaccaccaccagcaccaccaccaacgagGGCTTTGCCGCCAATCCCTAAAAGGACATCCACTGGGGGTGGCAGGAGTAGTTATGTGGCGGCCGCACCGCCGGGGTTCATATAA
- the TIF35 gene encoding translation initiation factor eIF3 subunit g (EggNog:ENOG503NX70; COG:J; BUSCO:EOG0926489S), which produces MEASKTGDCLFSLHLKNCTKATTTLRSPLQKPQLAEVRGGDFLSNFQPHTFEYPKNLVKRTFLSFHTPPLVNRPPPRKQRVQPAKPTWDDQLFLEFITLPISLFQQIAKSVKMAAQAKHDWADDDDLDELTTADLPPPQKIQNKDGSTTIIEYRYNDQNQKVKTTRRIRYITHREVVNPRVAERKAWAKFGQSAKDGAGPAPDTTSVGENIIFRPSINWKKDAKDESKDPNAQAMKDKLKDKKVKCRICNGEHFTARCPYKDTMAPIGEAAGADVAAGMGDDAGAGGAGPGGAGAPGAGKKGSYVPPALRGAGGAAGAGAGERMGGKYGERDDLATLRVTNVSEMAEENELRDMFERFGRVTRVFLAKDRDTGLAKGFAFISFADRGDAVKACAKMDGFGFRHLILRVEFAKKAA; this is translated from the exons atggaGGCATCAAAAACAGGTGACTGCCTATTTTCTCTTCATCTGAAAAACTGCACCAAAGCCACAACAACGTTGAGGTCACCGTTGCAAAAACCACAACTCGCTGAAGTGAGGGGCGGCGATTTCCTGTCCAATTTTCAGCCCCACACTTTTGAATATCCCAAAAATTTGGTCAAGCGAACCTTCCTGTCCTTCCACACCCCACCACTTGTCAAccgtccaccaccacgaaaACAACGCGTGCAACCGGCGAAACCGACCTGGGACGACCAACTTTTTCTCGAATTTATCACACTTCCGATCTCCCTCTTCCAGCAGATCGCAAAATCAGTCAAAATGGCCGCGCAAGCTAA gCACGACTgggccgacgacgacgacctcgacgagctcaccaccgccgacctcccccccccccagaaAATCCAAAACAAGGACggctccaccaccatcatcgagTATCGCTACAACGACCAGAACCAAAAAGTCAAGACGACCCGCCGCATTCGCTACATCACCCACCGCGAGGTCGTCAACCCGCGCGTTGCCGAGCGCAAGGCCTGGGCCAAGTTTGGGCAGTCGGCCAAGGACGGGGCCGGGCCGGCGCCCGACACGACGAGCGTGGGGGAGAATATCATCTTCCGGCCGAGTATCAATTGGAAGAAGGATGCGAAGGATGAGAGCAAGGATCCGAATGCGCAGGCTATGAAGGATAAGTTGAAGGATAAGAAGGTTAAG TGTCGTATTTGCAACGGAGAGCATTTCACGGCGAGATGTCCCTACAAAGATACGATGGCCCCTATCGGCGAGGCTGCTGGCGCGGATGTGGCGGCTGGGATGGGAGACGAtgctggggctgggggggcCGGTCCTGGGGGTGCTGGGGCGCCCGgggcggggaagaagggaagcTATGTACCGCCTGCGTTGCGTGGTGCTGGGGGTGCTGCCGGGGCGGGAGCGGGCGAGAGAATGGGTGGGAAGTATGGCGAGAGGGACGACTTGGCCACACTCAGAGTTACCAAC GTCTCCGAGATGGCGGAAGAGAACGAGCTGCGCGATATGTTCGAGCGCTTCGGTCGGGTTACTCGCGTCTTCTTGGCCAAAGATCGCGACACTGGTCTGGCCAAGGGCTTTGCCTTCATCAGTTTCGCGGACCGTGGTGACGCTGTTAAGGCTTGTGCCAAGATGGACGGTTTCGGTTTCAGGCACTTGATTCTCAGAGTCGAGTTTGCGAAGAAGGCTGCGTAA
- a CDS encoding hypothetical protein (EggNog:ENOG503P7FW) produces the protein MFRRRQPPPSTINPIPPSSLPSPGTSGTEAALALQTRQISAQLKQASRTEKAYRTRKRAAAARANYAESKDHLRQAWLHFALGIRLMLGVVKSSAYVAKEKKFKWQAGREEKKAAKEQEKQRKLEERTEKEGRVERSPVDSDRLDRARTAEGDDQGYRQEEDVISDNEVEIGDGEKQTEVMVEKELPTPKEEDTIDEERVQTKRWKGKGRAKGKGRQ, from the exons atgtTCCGCAGacgccaaccacccccctcaacaataaaccccatccccccctcctccctcccctccc CCGGAACCTCCGGCACTGAGGCCGCCCTAGCCCTCCAAACCCGCCAGATCTCCGCCCAACTCAAACAAGCCTCCCGCACCGAAAAAGCCTACCGCACCCGCAAACGAGCAGCCGCCGCCCGCGCCAACTACGCCGAGTCAAAAGACCATCTCAGACAAGCCTGGCTTCATTTCGCTCTTGGGATCCGACTCATGTTAGGTGTTGTAAAGTCATCCGCCTACGTGgccaaagaaaagaaattcAAGTGGCAGGCTGGCAGAGAGGAGAAAAAAGCTGCAAAGGAGCAAGAAAAACAGAGGAAGCTGGAAGAGAGAACAGAAAAAGAGGGGAGGGTAGAAAGGAGTCCAGTCGACAGCGACCGCTTGGACAGGGCGCGCACAGCAGAGGGTGACGACCAGGGATACAGGCAAGAGGAAGACGTCATCAGTGACAACGAGGTCGAGATTGGTGACGGGGAAAAGCAGAcagaggtgatggtggaaaAGGAGCTCCCTACgccaaaggaggaggacacgattgatgaggagagggttcAGACGAAGcggtggaaggggaagggacgggcaaaggggaaggggaggcagTAA
- the CHO2 gene encoding phosphatidylethanolamine N-methyltransferase (COG:I; EggNog:ENOG503NU5P; BUSCO:EOG09260EZT), with protein sequence MSTTTAIDDPAGLKTTRQRNNQPQQSEIPLPSPSISDVDSDSNKGDDHRDAHVKKAYGRTPDGTVFVVPETHDMVSQLLDPREPKNLSDYIVLGVLALHIWLAWAVPAPYNKYLLGFAFTFWRLAYNAGIGYLLTVQSKYTLLVTWARRLRAFEQPATNPRPWLYNLLKTELETKIPKDYKMDEAPIEYNTWLAFRRIVDLILMCDFVSYCLFAIVCAHTPEDEGLGMLLGRWVGGIALVGFNLWVKLDAHRVVKDYAWYWGDFFYLIEQELTFDGVFEMAPHPMYSIGYAGYYGISMMAASYDVLFISIAAHALQFVFLAFVENPHIEKTYNPPPPRLRAESEIGSQTEADALVTKELNGNSDIPQPVHNMIGSFDLFRVTDASSLIIVACFIALTVVTPTTRTYQTLAVVNAIFWRLWYSVGLGYILKKQSEKKMYTRHFLKFGESTGEAWRQWKGLYHISMILCHVSFLTACWKMYTYPEDWSYGSVLLKHVIGVSLIALQLWTSSSIYESLGEFGWFYGDFFFESPRPPTYNSIYRFLNNPERVLGAAGFWGLALITWSKAVFVMALVSQLLMLGFISFVEKPHMQKIYGQNLRKEAGLTKFVKKSLPAPVKRWQQGVDKVLDETKHFAEDFIDAALTRLSAGSSNFVKDTTALFHKPLRLSINRIDRDLAGYDPKHYKLSVEGEQLIAPDEKATRKESADARVPKDVKTKVFQYGAPIRVKWTAPANHSKKDWVGLYLVTDNRNRDFTEVPSLGRWIPTCRGQYDTTTDEGIISYDEKVESEGVEGPLVQGEMVFEGDKLWWTQGVYEFRYHHHGKHNVMSISEPFEVRIPLVVKEGTELTIEEAENALLPIVRNCLDRDPEIAPETVDEPWGAHVERDGKYAERVVYAIREMFAIEFSPAVVPADGNVKKLAWRVVNGRIALAPYSMSLQSRRPPTPVADSYK encoded by the exons ATGAGCACAACTACTGCCATTGATGACCCTGCGGGGCTCAAAACCACACGCCAAcgcaacaaccaaccccaacagtCTGAGATCCCCTTGCCCTCGCCGTCCATTAGTGATGTCGACTCCGACTCGAACAAGGGCGATGACCACCGAGACGCCCATGTGAAAAAGGCATACGGCCGAACTCCAGATGGAACGG TCTTCGTCGTGCCCGAGACCCATGACATGGTCTCCCAATTATTAGACCCTCGCGAACCCAAGAACCTGTCCGATTACATTGTCCTCGGTGTTCTCGCCCTGCATATTTGGCTTGCTTGGGCTGTGCCAGCGCCTTATAACAAGTACCTGCTCGGATTTGCGTTTACCTTCTGGAGACTTGCATACAATGCTGGGATCGGCTATCTGTTGACTGTTCAGTCAAAATACACTCTCCTCGTCACCTGGGCTCGTCGGTTAAGGGCTTTTGAACAACCCGCCACCAACCCGCGGCCATGGCTTtacaacctcctcaagacGGAGCTCGAGACTAAGATCCCCAAGGACTATAAGATGGATGAGGCTCCGATCGAGTACAACACCTGGCTTGCTTTCCGTCGCATTGTCGATCTGATCCTGATGTGCGACTTTGTGTCGTACTGCCTGTTCGCCATTGTCTGCGCCCACACgcctgaggatgaggggttgGGCATGCTTCTTGGCCGTTGGGTCGGGGGTATTGCGCTTGTTGGCTTCAACCTTTGGGTCAAGCTGGATGCGCACAGAGTGGTGAAGGACTATGCCTGGTACTGGGGCG ACTTCTTCTATCTGATCGAGCAGGAACTGACTTTCGATGGCGTCTTCGAGATGGCCCCCCATCCCATGTACTCCATTGGCTACGCTGGATACTACGGCATCTCGATGATGGCTGCTAGCTACGATGTTCTCTTCATCTCTATCGCTGCCCACGCTCTCCAGTTTGTCTTCTTAGCCTTTGTCGAGAATCCTCACATCGAAAAGACCTACAACCCGCCACCCCCACGTCTCCGGGCCGAATCCGAGATTGGCAGCCAGACCGAGGCCGATGCTTTGGTCACCAAGGAGCTTAACGGGAACTCTGATATCCCCCAGCCTGTTCACAACATGATTGGAAGCTTCGATCTCTTCAGAGTGACCGACGCTTCCTCTCTCATCATTGTTGCCTGCTTCATCGCCTTGACGGTTGtcactcccaccacccgcaCTTACCAGACTCTGGCTGTTGTGAACGCTATCTTCTGGCGTCTCTGGTACTCTGTTGGTTTGGGCTACATCCTGAAGAAGCAGTCCGAAAAGAAGATGTATACCAGGCACTTCCTCAAATTTGGCGAGAGCACCGGAGAGGCCTGGAGACAGTGGAAGGGCCTGTACCACATCAGCATGATTCTCTGCCACGTCTCGTTCTTGACCGCCTGCTGGAAGATGTACACCTACCCTGAGGATTGGAGCTACGGTTCTGTTCTCCTGAAGCATGTGATTGGTGTCAGTCTGATTGCTCTTCAGCTTTGGACGTCCTCTAGCATCTACGAGTCTCTTGGCGAGTTTGGCTGGTTCTATGGTGATTTCTTCTTCGAGAGCCCCCGCCCACCCACGTACAACTCCATCTACCgtttcctcaacaaccccgagCGTGtgcttggtgctgctggtttCTGGGGCTTGGCTCTCATTACCTGGAGCAAGGCTGTTTTCGTCATGGCGCTTGTCAGCCAGCTTTTGATGCTGGGATTCATTTCGTTTGTCGAGAAGCCTCACATGCAAAAGATCTACGGCCAGAACCTCCGCAAGGAGGCCGGTCTTACCAAGTTTGTCAAGAAGTCCCTTCCCGCCCCTGTCAAGAGATGGCAACAGGGTGTCGACAAGGTCCTCGATGAGACCAAGCACTTTGCTGAGGACTTCATTGATGCCGCCCTTACCAGACTTTCTGCCGGCTCTTCCAACTTCGTCAAGGACACCACCGCTCTCTTCCACAAGCCCCTCCGTCTCTCTATCAACCGTATCGACCGCGATCTTGCTGGATATGACCCCAAGCACTACAAGCTTTCCGTGGAGGGCGAGCAGCTGATTGCTCCTGATGAGAAGGCTACCCGGAAGGAAAGTGCCGATGCTCGTGTCCCCAAGGATGTCAAAACCAAGGTCTTCCAGTATGGCGCTCCCATTCGTGTCAAGTGGACAGCTCCTGCCAACCACAGCAAGAAGGACTGGGTTGGTCTCTACTTGGTCACCGACAACCGCAACAGGGATTTCACTGAAGTGCCATCCCTCGGCCGCTGGATCCCCACGTGCCGCGGCCAGTacgacaccaccactgaCGAAGGCATTATTTCGTATGATGAAAAGGTCGAGTCGGAAGGTGTCGAGGGCCCTCTTGTACAAGGCGAGATGGTATTCGAGGGTGACAAGCTTTGGTGGACACAGGGCGTGTACGAGTTCagataccaccaccacggcaaGCACAACGTCATGTCGATCTCGGAGCCGTTCGAGGTCCGCATTCCGTTGGTTGTGAAGGAGGGTACCGAGCTCACCATTGAGGAAGCCGAGAACGCCCTGCTGCCTATTGTACGGAACTGCCTTGACCGCGACCCAGAAATCGCGCCAGAGACTGTTGACGAGCCATGGGGTGCTCATGTTGAACGGGATGGCAAGTATGCCGAGAGAGTGGTGTATGCCATTCGTGAGATGTTTGCCATTGAGTTCtcgccggcggtggtgccaGCAGATGGGAATGTCAAGAAGTTGGCGTGGAGGGTGGTTAACGGAAGAATTGCTCTT GCGCCATATAGTATGTCATTACAATCAAGAAGACCGCCAACACCCGTTGCCGACAGTTACAAATAA